In one window of Leifsonia sp. NPDC080035 DNA:
- a CDS encoding TetR/AcrR family transcriptional regulator: MTDAAPTTKTRAQPLSPEDRRAMIIDAVIPLLVANGRDVTTRQIAEAAGIAEGTIFRVFSDKDTLVKAAIEKHLDPEPLREALRCIDPALPLENKVRAIIVLMQERFRSVFRMLAVVGAERPPVPQERAEFASIIERILAPEAERLNWPPRRAAYILRLISFASSFPALNEGVEFSVDELSRVVLTGLAGRSEDAPIPTRTL; this comes from the coding sequence GTGACCGACGCCGCACCGACGACGAAGACCCGCGCCCAGCCGCTCTCTCCGGAGGACCGCCGCGCGATGATCATCGACGCCGTCATCCCGCTCCTCGTGGCGAACGGACGGGACGTGACGACCCGGCAGATCGCCGAGGCGGCCGGCATCGCCGAGGGCACCATCTTCCGGGTCTTCTCCGACAAGGACACGCTCGTGAAGGCGGCGATCGAGAAGCACCTCGACCCCGAGCCGCTGCGCGAGGCGCTGCGCTGCATCGACCCCGCACTGCCGCTCGAGAACAAGGTGAGGGCGATCATCGTCCTCATGCAGGAGCGGTTCCGCAGCGTGTTCCGGATGCTCGCCGTCGTCGGCGCGGAGCGGCCGCCGGTTCCCCAGGAGCGCGCCGAGTTCGCATCCATCATCGAGCGGATCCTCGCCCCGGAGGCCGAGCGGCTGAACTGGCCGCCGCGCCGGGCCGCGTACATCCTCCGCCTCATCTCGTTCGCGTCCTCGTTCCCCGCGCTCAACGAGGGCGTGGAGTTCAGCGTCGACGAGCTCTCCCGCGTCGTCCTCACCGGTCTCGCCGGCCGGTCGGAGGACGCGCCCATCCCCACCCGCACCCTCTGA
- a CDS encoding ABC transporter ATP-binding protein gives MLLKLLGRSLRPHWPLLIGVVVFQLAQSLLSLWLPTLNAEITDNGIAKGDTGYILAVGAEMLGVTLVQIACSITAVYFGAKVAMLVGRDLRGAIFHKVGEFSEREVARFGAPSLITRNTNDVQQVQMLVLMTCTLLVSAPILAIGGIVLAMQQDLQLSWLIAVSVPVLLIAVSLIIVRMVPLFRMMQERIDRVNRVLREQLTGIRVVRAFVREKVETDRFRTANDEVTDTALRAGRLFALMFPIVMLVLNVSSVAVIWFGGFRIADGSMQIGTLTAFLQYLMQILMGVMMSTMMAVLVPRAAVCADRIGEVLGTEPSVRAAENPVTEVDAHGTVEFVDVSFSYPGAEQPVLSDVTFYAESGKTTAIIGSTGAGKTTLINLIPRLFDATSGLVLVDGVDVAELEPELLWSRIGLIPQKPYLFSGTVASNLRYGNPDATDDELWHALEIAQAKDFVAAMPEGLDGPIAQGGTNVSGGQRQRLAIARALVRRPEIYIFDDSFSALDTATDARLRAALARNAAGATMIVVAQRVSTIVDADQIIVLEDGRVVGRGTHEELVETNATYAEIVSSQLTAEEAA, from the coding sequence ATGCTCCTGAAACTGCTCGGCCGCTCGCTGCGGCCGCACTGGCCGCTCCTGATCGGGGTGGTCGTCTTCCAGCTGGCTCAGTCGCTGCTCTCGCTCTGGCTGCCGACGCTGAACGCGGAGATCACCGACAACGGCATCGCCAAGGGCGACACCGGCTACATCCTCGCCGTCGGCGCGGAGATGCTCGGCGTGACGCTGGTGCAGATCGCCTGCTCCATCACGGCGGTGTACTTCGGGGCGAAGGTCGCCATGCTCGTCGGTCGCGATCTGCGCGGCGCGATCTTCCACAAGGTCGGCGAGTTCTCCGAGCGGGAGGTGGCCCGGTTCGGCGCGCCCTCGCTGATCACCAGGAACACGAACGATGTGCAGCAGGTGCAGATGCTCGTGCTGATGACCTGCACACTGCTGGTGTCCGCGCCCATCCTCGCGATCGGTGGCATCGTGCTCGCGATGCAGCAGGACCTGCAGCTGTCCTGGCTGATCGCGGTCAGCGTCCCCGTCCTGCTGATCGCCGTGAGCCTGATCATCGTCCGGATGGTCCCGCTGTTCCGGATGATGCAGGAGCGGATCGACCGGGTGAACCGGGTGCTGCGCGAGCAGCTGACCGGTATCCGGGTGGTGCGGGCGTTCGTCCGCGAGAAGGTCGAGACGGACCGGTTCCGCACCGCGAACGACGAGGTGACGGACACAGCCCTCCGTGCCGGCCGGCTCTTCGCGCTGATGTTCCCGATCGTGATGCTGGTGCTGAACGTCTCGAGCGTCGCCGTGATCTGGTTCGGCGGCTTCCGGATCGCCGACGGATCGATGCAGATCGGCACGCTGACCGCGTTCCTCCAGTACCTGATGCAGATCCTGATGGGCGTGATGATGTCCACGATGATGGCGGTGCTCGTGCCACGGGCCGCCGTGTGCGCCGACCGCATCGGCGAGGTGCTCGGCACGGAGCCGTCCGTGCGCGCGGCCGAGAACCCGGTGACCGAGGTCGACGCGCACGGCACGGTGGAGTTCGTCGATGTCAGCTTCTCCTACCCCGGCGCGGAGCAGCCGGTGCTCAGCGACGTCACCTTCTACGCCGAGAGCGGCAAGACGACGGCGATCATCGGGTCGACGGGAGCGGGCAAGACCACACTCATCAACCTCATCCCGCGGCTGTTCGACGCGACGAGCGGGCTCGTGCTCGTCGACGGCGTCGACGTGGCCGAACTGGAGCCGGAACTGCTCTGGTCGCGGATCGGCCTGATCCCGCAGAAGCCGTACCTGTTCTCCGGCACGGTGGCGAGCAACCTCCGCTACGGCAACCCCGACGCAACAGACGACGAGCTCTGGCACGCCCTCGAGATCGCCCAGGCGAAGGACTTCGTGGCGGCGATGCCGGAGGGGCTCGACGGTCCCATCGCGCAGGGCGGGACGAACGTCTCCGGCGGCCAGCGCCAGCGCCTCGCGATCGCGCGGGCCCTGGTGAGACGGCCGGAGATCTACATCTTCGACGACTCGTTCTCGGCTCTCGACACGGCGACGGATGCGCGGCTCCGGGCCGCGCTCGCCAGGAACGCGGCGGGTGCGACCATGATCGTCGTCGCGCAGCGGGTGTCCACGATCGTGGACGCCGACCAGATCATCGTGCTCGAGGACGGCAGAGTCGTCGGGCGCGGAACGCACGAGGAACTCGTGGAGACGAACGCGACCTACGCGGAGATCGTCTCGTCGCAGCTGACCGCGGAGGAGGCGGCATGA
- a CDS encoding ABC transporter ATP-binding protein: protein MSRNTSAPARPPVRRGPGGGGPFGGMAMPGEKSMNFGPSAKRLAARLRPEALPIVVVTLLAVVSVVFAVLGPKLLGNAINLVFAGAISSQFPKGMTQARVIAEVKASGNNQFADLLSGMTFTPGAGIDFTAVGTILLWVLALYVASSLFSYLQAYVLNGVTQRTVYRLRADVEDKIHRLPLKYFDGMQRGELLSRVTNDIDNISQTLQQTMSQLLTSLLTVIGVVVLMFVISPLLAVIALVTIPLTLLVTTVIAKRSQKLFVAQWRNTGELNGQIEEAFTGHSLVKVFGRHREVEERFREKNQEMYRASFGAQFISGLIMPSMMFVGNLMYVAIAVVGGLQVATGAMQLGDVTAFIQYSRQFTQPLTQLGSMANLLQSGVASSERVFELLDAEEQRKDPAEPESPEGTKGRLAFEDVSFRYVEDTPLIEHLSLVAQPGQTVAIVGPTGAGKTTLVNLMMRFYELDGGRITLDGVDIAAMTRDDLRSRMGMVLQDTWLFKGTIRDNIAYGRPDASEEEILDAARATYVDRFVHSLPDGYDTVLDDEGSNVSAGEKQLLTIARAFLARPSVLILDEATSSVDTRTELLVQKAMSALRADRTSFVIAHRLSTIRDADLILVMESGQIVEQGTHAELLARGGAYYSLYNAQFAAPAEEEA from the coding sequence ATGAGCCGGAACACGTCAGCGCCCGCCCGTCCGCCCGTGAGGCGCGGCCCCGGCGGAGGCGGTCCGTTCGGCGGCATGGCGATGCCGGGGGAGAAGTCGATGAACTTCGGCCCGTCGGCGAAGCGGCTCGCCGCGCGCCTCCGTCCCGAGGCGCTCCCGATCGTCGTCGTCACGCTGCTCGCGGTCGTGAGCGTCGTGTTCGCCGTGCTCGGCCCGAAGCTGCTCGGCAACGCCATCAACCTCGTCTTCGCTGGCGCGATCTCCTCGCAGTTCCCGAAGGGGATGACGCAGGCGCGGGTCATCGCGGAGGTCAAGGCGTCCGGCAACAATCAGTTCGCCGACCTGCTCTCCGGGATGACGTTCACACCGGGAGCCGGCATCGACTTCACCGCCGTCGGCACCATCCTGCTGTGGGTCCTCGCCCTCTACGTCGCGTCATCGCTGTTCAGCTACCTGCAGGCGTACGTGCTCAACGGAGTGACCCAGCGCACCGTCTACCGGCTGCGCGCGGACGTCGAGGACAAGATCCACCGTCTGCCGCTCAAGTACTTCGACGGGATGCAGCGCGGCGAGCTGCTCAGCCGCGTGACGAACGACATCGACAACATCTCGCAGACCCTGCAGCAGACGATGAGCCAGCTGCTCACCTCGCTGCTCACCGTGATCGGCGTGGTGGTGCTGATGTTCGTGATCTCGCCGCTGCTCGCGGTGATCGCGCTGGTCACGATCCCGCTCACCCTGCTCGTGACGACCGTGATCGCCAAGCGCTCGCAGAAGCTGTTCGTCGCGCAGTGGCGCAACACGGGCGAGCTGAACGGCCAGATCGAGGAGGCCTTCACCGGCCACTCCCTGGTCAAGGTGTTCGGCCGCCACCGCGAGGTGGAGGAGCGGTTCCGCGAGAAGAACCAGGAGATGTACCGGGCGAGCTTCGGCGCGCAGTTCATCTCGGGGCTGATCATGCCGTCGATGATGTTCGTCGGGAACCTGATGTACGTCGCCATCGCGGTGGTCGGCGGCCTGCAGGTGGCGACGGGCGCCATGCAGCTCGGAGATGTGACGGCGTTCATCCAGTACTCGCGCCAGTTCACGCAGCCGCTGACCCAGCTCGGCTCGATGGCCAACCTGCTTCAATCCGGCGTCGCCAGCTCCGAGCGCGTCTTCGAGCTGCTCGATGCGGAGGAGCAGCGGAAGGACCCGGCCGAACCGGAGAGCCCGGAGGGCACGAAGGGCCGGCTCGCCTTCGAGGACGTGTCGTTCCGCTACGTGGAGGACACGCCCCTCATCGAGCACCTGTCGCTCGTCGCGCAGCCCGGCCAGACCGTCGCCATCGTCGGCCCGACCGGCGCGGGCAAGACGACCCTCGTCAATCTCATGATGCGCTTCTACGAACTCGACGGCGGCCGGATCACCCTCGACGGCGTGGACATCGCAGCCATGACGCGCGACGACCTGCGCAGCCGGATGGGCATGGTGCTGCAGGATACCTGGCTGTTCAAGGGCACCATCCGGGACAACATCGCCTACGGGCGGCCGGACGCGAGCGAGGAGGAGATCCTGGACGCGGCGCGCGCGACCTACGTCGACCGCTTCGTGCACTCCCTCCCCGACGGCTACGACACGGTGCTCGACGACGAGGGGTCGAACGTCTCGGCGGGCGAGAAGCAGCTGCTGACGATCGCCCGCGCGTTCCTCGCCCGGCCGAGCGTCCTCATCCTCGACGAGGCGACGTCCTCGGTGGACACCAGGACGGAGCTGCTGGTGCAGAAGGCGATGAGCGCGCTGCGCGCGGACCGGACGTCGTTCGTGATCGCGCACCGGCTCTCCACGATCCGCGACGCCGACCTCATCCTGGTGATGGAGTCCGGGCAGATCGTCGAGCAGGGGACGCACGCGGAGCTGCTCGCGCGCGGTG